Proteins encoded in a region of the Corynebacterium genitalium ATCC 33030 genome:
- a CDS encoding DUF5682 family protein produces the protein MATDHVIRAERAELEVAGAVDKLAGDSVYLIGVRHHSPSLSRVLPELLDHAQPDALVLEIPEEAAPWCEWITHPDAVAPMAFAVADDGGGISFWPLADFSPELTALRWAHAHGVPVICADLSPGASPAEGDTPDVSEHPTSSVGRFLDTYVGADHHDDAWDRLVEVPSAGASGEAVRRAALAFGWAYRQGQPLDARTAAREASMREGIRRARAEHGPRIAAVTGAWHSPALTETRISEDATVDAALLSELQPLRNSRTTTASLVPYSHALLDSRSGYPSGIRDPRWQEAVLEYGGDRAAFEDAVATLLTRMASGIRAQGHPCGPGEIQEAHRMALDLAALRALPVPGRRELLEACTSVFAQGDVLGRGRVVARVAQSILVGADVGQLAPGTPKSGLAPEFLAQIEDLRLPGPGEPSRELTLEPLRLKNSSPQDTLDTRREVFLHRCRVAAIGYAVPDHVAGVGGAQAVSTRWTVLYDAATDASLARASRYGVTVEQVAAGTLRARRPNPVDDADDVTADYVLATGLADAAAAGLLDEFDWWLGAVADTLPGRAGVSTLAGVLTAVVAMSEGTVAGMLGVGPERRKAIAEALDILSRAAVAQVSGLAGSDEPDDAAALGHLVALQHTDFGVRLAHTLTGFVADASPLMQGAATALLHRLGAQPEDLPSIATRIRAAATSSGRMDLRRWLTGFISASPELLTDDSDLLDDLREGVEDLEEAVFIARLPALRGGFDPLSAAERERLMDAVGADRARPVNVPVEELGRWAADDIAAWERLQRLGLASAALTPAQRWSLVLGRRREENPSPTQRRLARSLDQLYGRGEGEGSTAGSMGGRAGNEPPYPTARDWVDELDALFGEEVREDIAATAVDTRHPYAMELLTETQPRASVELLSDVLTLAGGMPESVLDKLRPVLRRMVEELTQVLASQLRPALRGLQGWRPSTRPSPELDPLSTIHRNLRHAVLDSDGAPQLVVATPIFRQPIAKRSEWHVIVVVDVSASMEPSTVFAALTASILSGVDALSVTFLAFSTEVIDLSGHVSDPLSLLLEIHIGGGTNIAGALAVAHEHVTVPSRTLLITISDFDEYGSVERLLARVQALNNAGVRLLGCAALDDTGQARYNVGIAGQLADVGMAVSAVSPTALARWVAEQVQQ, from the coding sequence ATGGCCACCGACCACGTGATTCGCGCGGAAAGGGCGGAGCTGGAGGTTGCGGGGGCCGTCGATAAGCTCGCCGGCGATTCTGTGTACCTGATCGGTGTGCGCCACCATTCGCCGTCGCTCTCACGCGTGCTGCCGGAGCTGTTAGACCACGCGCAACCGGATGCGCTGGTGCTGGAAATACCGGAAGAAGCAGCGCCGTGGTGCGAATGGATCACCCACCCCGATGCTGTCGCACCGATGGCGTTCGCAGTTGCTGATGACGGCGGCGGGATCAGTTTTTGGCCGTTGGCTGACTTCAGCCCGGAGCTCACCGCACTGCGTTGGGCACACGCGCACGGGGTGCCGGTTATCTGCGCGGACCTCTCCCCCGGCGCGAGCCCAGCCGAGGGGGATACACCCGATGTCAGCGAGCACCCCACCTCGAGCGTGGGCCGCTTCCTTGACACCTACGTAGGCGCCGACCACCACGACGACGCGTGGGACCGCCTAGTCGAAGTGCCTTCTGCCGGGGCGAGCGGCGAGGCGGTCCGGCGCGCCGCGTTGGCCTTCGGCTGGGCGTACCGGCAGGGCCAGCCGCTTGATGCCCGTACCGCTGCCCGCGAAGCCTCCATGCGTGAGGGCATCCGCCGCGCCCGCGCCGAACACGGCCCCCGCATCGCGGCAGTTACGGGCGCGTGGCACAGCCCGGCGCTCACCGAGACCCGCATCAGCGAAGACGCGACAGTGGACGCCGCGCTGCTCAGCGAACTTCAGCCGCTGCGGAACAGCCGCACAACAACGGCGAGCCTGGTCCCGTATTCTCACGCGCTGTTGGATTCTCGGTCGGGCTATCCCTCGGGCATTCGCGACCCGCGCTGGCAGGAGGCGGTGCTGGAGTACGGGGGCGACCGGGCTGCGTTCGAGGACGCCGTGGCTACTTTGCTGACCCGCATGGCGTCCGGCATCCGCGCGCAGGGGCACCCCTGCGGCCCGGGTGAGATCCAAGAGGCGCACCGCATGGCGCTCGATCTCGCGGCGCTACGGGCACTCCCGGTGCCGGGGCGCCGCGAGCTGTTGGAAGCGTGCACAAGCGTGTTCGCCCAGGGTGATGTGCTCGGGCGCGGGCGCGTCGTCGCCCGGGTCGCCCAAAGCATTCTCGTGGGCGCTGACGTGGGCCAGCTTGCGCCGGGTACTCCGAAGTCCGGATTGGCCCCCGAATTCCTCGCACAGATTGAGGATCTGCGCTTGCCCGGACCGGGGGAGCCCTCGCGCGAACTCACGTTGGAGCCGCTGCGCCTGAAAAACTCGTCGCCGCAAGACACGCTGGACACCCGCCGCGAGGTGTTCTTACACCGCTGCCGAGTCGCCGCGATCGGCTATGCCGTTCCCGACCACGTCGCTGGTGTCGGAGGCGCACAGGCAGTGAGTACGCGGTGGACGGTGCTGTATGACGCCGCTACCGATGCCAGTCTCGCCCGTGCCTCCCGCTACGGAGTGACCGTGGAACAAGTCGCGGCGGGCACGCTGCGCGCACGCCGGCCGAACCCGGTGGACGATGCGGATGACGTGACTGCCGACTATGTTCTCGCCACGGGTCTCGCGGATGCCGCCGCCGCGGGCCTGCTCGACGAGTTCGACTGGTGGCTGGGTGCGGTGGCAGACACGCTGCCAGGTCGCGCCGGAGTGAGCACATTGGCAGGCGTGCTCACTGCCGTAGTGGCCATGAGCGAAGGAACCGTGGCGGGGATGCTGGGGGTGGGGCCGGAGCGTCGTAAAGCGATCGCGGAAGCGCTGGACATCCTCTCGCGCGCCGCGGTCGCCCAAGTCAGCGGGCTTGCAGGCAGCGACGAACCGGACGATGCCGCCGCGTTAGGGCATCTTGTCGCGCTGCAGCACACCGACTTCGGAGTGCGGCTTGCGCACACCCTCACAGGATTCGTCGCAGATGCGTCCCCGCTGATGCAGGGCGCAGCTACCGCACTATTGCACCGGCTTGGGGCACAACCGGAGGATCTGCCCAGCATCGCTACGCGAATCCGTGCTGCCGCCACCTCCTCGGGCCGGATGGACCTGCGCCGCTGGTTGACGGGGTTCATCAGTGCGAGCCCCGAATTGCTTACCGACGATTCCGACCTCCTCGACGACCTCCGCGAAGGCGTCGAAGATCTCGAAGAGGCTGTGTTCATCGCCCGCCTTCCCGCGTTGCGCGGCGGTTTCGACCCGCTGTCCGCCGCCGAACGTGAACGTCTCATGGACGCTGTCGGTGCTGACCGGGCGCGCCCTGTCAACGTGCCGGTCGAAGAGCTCGGCCGCTGGGCAGCCGACGACATCGCCGCCTGGGAACGCCTGCAGCGGCTCGGGCTGGCGTCTGCGGCACTGACGCCGGCGCAGCGGTGGTCTTTGGTGCTGGGACGGCGACGTGAGGAAAACCCGTCCCCTACCCAGCGCCGCTTGGCGCGCAGTCTCGACCAGCTTTACGGACGCGGCGAAGGTGAAGGCTCCACCGCCGGGTCCATGGGCGGGCGCGCCGGCAACGAACCGCCCTACCCCACAGCACGCGATTGGGTCGACGAGCTCGACGCGCTCTTCGGTGAAGAGGTGCGCGAGGACATCGCGGCCACCGCGGTAGACACGCGCCACCCGTACGCCATGGAGCTGCTCACAGAGACGCAGCCGCGCGCATCCGTGGAGTTGCTAAGCGACGTTCTCACCCTCGCTGGCGGCATGCCCGAATCCGTCCTGGACAAACTGCGCCCGGTGCTTCGGCGCATGGTCGAGGAACTGACACAGGTGCTGGCCAGCCAGCTGCGTCCCGCCCTGCGCGGCTTGCAAGGATGGCGTCCCAGCACACGCCCCTCCCCGGAATTGGACCCGCTGAGCACGATTCACCGCAATCTGCGCCACGCTGTGCTTGACAGCGACGGCGCACCCCAGCTGGTGGTGGCCACACCGATCTTCCGCCAACCCATCGCTAAACGGTCCGAGTGGCATGTCATCGTTGTCGTGGATGTGTCTGCATCGATGGAGCCATCGACAGTGTTCGCGGCGCTCACTGCCTCCATCCTGTCCGGGGTAGACGCTTTATCGGTGACGTTCCTCGCGTTCTCCACCGAGGTAATTGATCTCAGCGGGCATGTCTCGGACCCTCTATCTCTGCTGCTGGAGATCCACATCGGCGGCGGCACGAACATCGCGGGAGCACTGGCAGTGGCCCACGAGCACGTGACTGTGCCGTCGCGCACGCTGCTGATCACCATCAGCGATTTCGACGAATACGGCTCCGTGGAAAGGTTGTTGGCCCGCGTTCAGGCGCTCAACAATGCAGGGGTGCGGCTACTCGGGTGCGCCGCCCTGGATGACACAGGGCAGGCCCGGTACAACGTAGGAATCGCCGGGCAGCTCGCGGACGTCGGCATGGCTGTCTCCGCGGTCTCCCCAACAGCCCTGGCCCGGTGGGTGGCAGAGCAGGTGCAGCAATGA
- a CDS encoding exodeoxyribonuclease III, which translates to MSLTIASVNVNGIRAATKVRNESNPGMLAWLTDTTADVVLMQEVRATEEQAQAALAPAIDQGWYVYTAPAAAKGRAGVAIASRTPLIDVSCGIPGFEDSGRFIAGTTPGGERVASLYLPSGSTGTEKQDEKWQFLDQFEPLLATWPDVYPDMVIGGDWNICHRREDLKNWKTNQKSSGFLPGERAFMDSVFGCFPDDEAQDTAAKDEAGFFGAVDYVSDARRSACDEPRWFDVARRLHPEDAPYTWWTYRGQAFNNDAGWRIDYHAATASMLERAERTWVEKAPTVEQRWSDHSPLLVEYR; encoded by the coding sequence ATGAGTCTCACTATCGCCTCCGTGAACGTTAACGGCATCCGCGCCGCCACCAAGGTCCGCAACGAGTCCAACCCGGGCATGCTCGCCTGGTTGACCGACACGACCGCCGATGTGGTGCTCATGCAAGAAGTGCGCGCGACTGAGGAGCAAGCCCAGGCAGCACTCGCGCCCGCCATCGATCAGGGGTGGTATGTGTACACCGCGCCCGCAGCCGCGAAAGGACGTGCGGGGGTAGCCATTGCATCGCGCACACCGCTTATCGACGTCTCTTGCGGCATCCCCGGCTTCGAAGACTCCGGCCGGTTCATCGCCGGAACGACACCCGGTGGAGAACGCGTCGCATCCCTGTACTTGCCGTCCGGGTCCACCGGCACAGAGAAGCAGGACGAGAAATGGCAGTTCCTCGATCAGTTCGAGCCGCTGCTAGCCACCTGGCCCGACGTGTACCCCGACATGGTCATCGGCGGCGACTGGAACATCTGCCACCGACGTGAAGACTTGAAGAACTGGAAGACGAACCAGAAGTCCTCCGGCTTTCTGCCGGGCGAGCGCGCCTTCATGGACTCCGTCTTCGGTTGCTTCCCGGACGACGAGGCCCAGGACACCGCCGCCAAGGATGAGGCCGGTTTCTTCGGTGCTGTCGACTATGTCAGCGATGCGCGCCGTTCCGCCTGCGACGAGCCGCGCTGGTTCGATGTCGCCCGCCGCCTCCACCCGGAAGATGCTCCCTACACGTGGTGGACCTACCGCGGCCAGGCTTTCAACAACGACGCTGGCTGGCGCATCGACTACCACGCCGCCACCGCGAGCATGCTCGAGCGCGCCGAGCGCACCTGGGTGGAAAAGGCGCCGACGGTTGAGCAGCGGTGGTCGGATCACTCACCGCTGCTTGTGGAGTACCGCTAA
- a CDS encoding DUF4132 domain-containing protein: MTEPTDSTWIQAPDGYALTIADGAIRARNAKGKVLKSVPAKVKKTDEFLELDNLLTWLQSHDAECGSTVETWLLRSLPVPTAVIAAVWPDETWQSWLRDLIIQQVDGEDPGAEETGFLRDASATDDQIHLGIVDLDGETRTIVSDEILIPHPALLEDLADLREFAADLGVEQRFDQLQRAVYELPDPLPEPAVTKLDTWANGRFEQGRFATGRAQTAGFGIKGGFAVARIHEAGRLVEARYWIGANENPEVETWTGELQWEVDGETVPVRELGPVAYSEGVRMATFIYAGRSVEGEGNE; encoded by the coding sequence ATGACTGAGCCCACAGACTCTACTTGGATTCAAGCCCCCGACGGATACGCCCTGACCATTGCAGACGGTGCGATCCGGGCACGTAACGCCAAGGGCAAGGTACTGAAGTCGGTGCCTGCAAAGGTGAAGAAAACTGATGAATTCCTAGAGCTAGACAACCTGCTGACGTGGCTGCAGTCCCACGACGCTGAATGCGGCTCAACAGTGGAAACCTGGCTGCTGCGCTCGCTGCCTGTCCCCACCGCCGTCATTGCGGCTGTGTGGCCGGATGAGACATGGCAGTCCTGGCTGCGCGACCTCATCATCCAGCAGGTTGACGGTGAAGATCCTGGTGCTGAAGAAACGGGGTTTCTGCGGGATGCATCAGCGACGGATGACCAGATTCACCTCGGCATCGTCGACCTAGACGGCGAAACCCGCACCATCGTGTCGGACGAGATCCTCATCCCCCACCCCGCGCTGCTCGAAGATCTTGCTGATTTGCGGGAGTTCGCCGCAGATCTCGGCGTGGAGCAGCGCTTCGACCAATTACAACGCGCTGTCTATGAACTGCCCGACCCGCTTCCAGAGCCTGCCGTGACCAAGCTGGACACGTGGGCGAATGGTCGCTTCGAACAAGGACGTTTTGCCACCGGCCGTGCACAAACCGCCGGATTCGGAATAAAGGGCGGATTCGCGGTGGCACGCATTCATGAAGCCGGCCGCCTTGTGGAAGCCCGGTACTGGATCGGGGCGAACGAGAACCCAGAGGTAGAAACCTGGACCGGTGAACTGCAGTGGGAGGTTGACGGCGAGACCGTCCCCGTGCGCGAACTCGGCCCCGTCGCCTACAGCGAAGGTGTCCGCATGGCCACATTCATTTACGCAGGCCGGTCAGTCGAAGGGGAGGGAAATGAGTGA
- a CDS encoding ATP-binding protein: MTQQVVLAEERYAKELEFLERWDTGTRPPGWRLTPRAVVTFIMGGADLKAGRSKLTIAPKYVGDPALVERCVITLAGSRGLMLVGEPGTAKSMLSELLSAAICGTSALVVQGTAGTTEDQLRYGWNYAMLLGQGPTREALVPSPVMRAMEQGQIARIEEITRCLPEVQDSLVSLLSERRIAVPELGDMSVAATEGFGLIGTANLRDRGVSEMSAALKRRFSFETVHPIADLDAEVALVTAQTKRALETAQIDTPVDDVVVEVLVTAFRDLRAGVSREGWPVEKPTTVLSTAEAVSVSTSIALSAAYFPARSDGLRDLAGHLLGVVLKDDPADADRLRGYWDAVVHRRAEEGAAPWRTLWDQREELA, from the coding sequence ATGACGCAACAGGTCGTGCTCGCTGAAGAGCGCTACGCCAAAGAATTGGAGTTTCTGGAGCGCTGGGACACCGGCACGCGTCCGCCGGGGTGGCGGCTCACGCCGCGTGCCGTGGTCACGTTCATCATGGGCGGGGCCGATTTGAAGGCCGGCCGCTCGAAACTGACCATTGCGCCGAAATATGTGGGCGATCCCGCACTTGTGGAACGCTGCGTGATCACACTCGCCGGCTCGCGCGGACTCATGCTCGTCGGTGAGCCCGGCACCGCCAAGTCCATGCTCTCGGAGCTGCTGTCGGCCGCGATCTGCGGAACCTCCGCGCTGGTCGTGCAGGGCACCGCCGGCACGACCGAGGATCAGCTGCGCTATGGCTGGAACTACGCCATGCTGCTGGGCCAGGGGCCGACGCGGGAGGCGCTGGTGCCCAGCCCTGTGATGCGCGCCATGGAGCAAGGCCAGATCGCCCGGATCGAGGAGATCACCCGCTGCCTGCCGGAGGTCCAGGACTCGCTAGTGTCGCTGCTGTCGGAGCGCCGCATCGCTGTCCCCGAGCTCGGGGATATGTCCGTCGCCGCGACCGAAGGGTTCGGTCTCATCGGCACAGCGAACTTGCGCGACCGAGGGGTGTCTGAGATGAGTGCTGCTCTGAAGCGCCGCTTCAGTTTTGAGACGGTCCACCCGATCGCCGACCTGGACGCCGAAGTCGCCCTCGTGACAGCCCAAACAAAGCGGGCGCTGGAGACTGCGCAGATCGACACGCCTGTCGACGATGTCGTGGTGGAAGTGCTGGTCACCGCGTTCCGCGACTTGCGCGCCGGTGTGAGCCGCGAAGGGTGGCCCGTGGAAAAGCCCACCACGGTTCTCTCCACCGCAGAAGCTGTGTCCGTGAGCACCTCGATCGCCTTGTCGGCCGCCTACTTCCCCGCCCGCAGCGACGGTTTGCGCGACCTGGCCGGCCACCTGCTCGGCGTCGTCCTCAAAGATGACCCCGCTGACGCTGACCGTTTGCGCGGCTACTGGGATGCGGTTGTCCACCGCCGGGCCGAGGAGGGTGCCGCTCCGTGGCGCACCCTGTGGGACCAGCGCGAAGAACTCGCCTGA
- a CDS encoding NADP-dependent isocitrate dehydrogenase, with the protein MAKIIWTQTDEAPLLATYSLKPIVEAFASNAGVDVETCDISLAGRILAQFPDYLDEDQRVNDDLAKLGELAETPEANIVKLPNISASLVQLKNAIKELQDAGFKIPDYPANPSSDEEKDIKSRYDAVKGSAVNPVLRQGNSDRRAPRSVKNFARKNPHSMGEWSSDSKTNVATMEDNDFRHNEKSVILDNDDTLTMKLVGADGREEVFRDDMQVDSGDVVDATFMSAKALDAFLLNAIQRAKDEGVLFSIHLKATMMKVSDPIMFGHVVRAFFKDVYDQYGEQLMEAGLDGESGLGAIYSGLENLENGAEIREAFDKSMAEGPDLAQVNSHKGITNLHVPSDVIVDASMPAMIRNSGQMWNADDRPQDTLAVIPDSSYAGIYQVVIDDCRANGAYDPTTMGTSPNVGLMAQKAEEYGSHNKTFKMPFDGTMQVVSSSGDVLMEHEVEEGDIWRACHTRGPAIKDWVKLAVDRARKSGMKTIFWLDPARDHDNNIRTLVNKHLEEHDLEGVDISSQSPEEATQTTVDRIRRGEDTISVTGNVLRDYNTDLFPILELGTSAKMLSVVPLMAGGGLFETGAGGSAPKHVQQVQEENHLRWDSLGEYLALTESFFHEEEKNDNARAGILGHTLDRAIETFLDEGRSPSRKVNEIDDRGSHYWIARYWAEELASQEDDTELASGFETIAKDLGDNEEQILQELLDVQGEPADLGGYYWPDNDKTTKVMRPSETFNKIVDKTEDD; encoded by the coding sequence ATGGCCAAGATCATTTGGACGCAGACGGATGAAGCCCCCCTGCTGGCAACTTACTCCCTCAAACCGATTGTCGAAGCCTTCGCGTCGAACGCTGGCGTGGACGTGGAAACGTGCGACATTTCGCTGGCAGGCCGCATCCTTGCGCAGTTCCCGGATTACCTCGACGAGGACCAGCGCGTCAACGACGACCTAGCAAAGCTCGGTGAGTTGGCGGAGACGCCGGAAGCCAACATTGTGAAGCTGCCGAACATCTCTGCTTCCCTGGTCCAGCTGAAGAACGCCATCAAGGAGTTGCAGGACGCCGGATTCAAGATTCCGGATTACCCAGCTAACCCGTCCAGCGACGAGGAGAAGGACATCAAGTCCCGCTATGACGCTGTGAAGGGCTCCGCTGTGAACCCGGTTCTCCGCCAGGGCAACTCTGACCGTCGTGCGCCCCGCTCGGTGAAGAACTTCGCACGCAAGAACCCCCACTCCATGGGTGAGTGGTCCTCCGATTCCAAGACCAACGTGGCCACGATGGAGGACAACGACTTCCGCCACAACGAGAAGTCCGTCATCCTCGACAACGACGACACCCTGACCATGAAGCTCGTGGGCGCAGACGGCCGCGAAGAGGTCTTCCGCGACGACATGCAGGTCGATAGCGGCGATGTTGTGGACGCGACGTTCATGTCCGCCAAGGCACTGGATGCCTTTCTTTTGAACGCGATTCAGCGCGCAAAGGATGAAGGCGTTTTGTTCTCCATCCACCTGAAGGCCACTATGATGAAGGTTTCGGACCCCATCATGTTCGGCCACGTAGTACGCGCCTTTTTCAAGGATGTCTACGACCAGTACGGAGAGCAGCTCATGGAGGCTGGCCTGGACGGCGAGTCCGGCCTGGGTGCTATCTACTCCGGGCTGGAAAACCTCGAGAACGGCGCGGAGATCCGTGAGGCCTTCGACAAGTCCATGGCCGAGGGGCCAGACCTGGCGCAGGTCAACTCCCACAAGGGCATCACCAACCTGCACGTGCCTTCTGATGTCATCGTGGATGCTTCCATGCCCGCCATGATCCGCAACTCCGGCCAGATGTGGAACGCCGACGATAGGCCGCAGGACACCCTGGCTGTCATCCCGGACTCCTCCTACGCCGGCATCTACCAGGTGGTCATCGACGACTGCCGCGCCAACGGCGCCTACGACCCGACCACGATGGGCACCTCCCCCAACGTCGGCCTCATGGCACAGAAGGCAGAGGAGTACGGCTCCCACAACAAGACCTTCAAGATGCCTTTCGACGGCACCATGCAGGTCGTCTCCTCGAGCGGCGACGTGCTCATGGAGCACGAGGTGGAAGAGGGCGACATCTGGCGCGCCTGCCACACCCGCGGCCCCGCCATCAAGGACTGGGTCAAGCTGGCCGTCGACCGCGCACGCAAGTCCGGCATGAAGACCATTTTCTGGCTCGACCCGGCCCGCGACCACGACAACAACATCCGCACGCTGGTGAACAAGCACCTCGAAGAGCACGATCTCGAGGGCGTGGACATTTCCTCCCAGTCCCCGGAGGAAGCCACCCAGACCACGGTCGACCGCATCCGCCGCGGTGAGGACACCATCTCCGTCACTGGTAACGTCCTGCGCGACTACAACACCGACCTGTTCCCCATCCTCGAGCTGGGCACGTCGGCGAAGATGCTCTCTGTCGTCCCGCTCATGGCCGGCGGCGGCCTGTTCGAGACCGGTGCCGGCGGCTCCGCCCCGAAGCACGTCCAGCAGGTCCAGGAAGAAAACCACCTGCGCTGGGACTCCCTCGGCGAATACCTCGCGTTGACCGAGTCCTTCTTCCACGAGGAAGAGAAGAACGACAACGCCCGCGCCGGCATTCTGGGCCACACTCTCGACCGCGCGATTGAGACCTTCCTCGACGAGGGCCGCTCCCCATCGCGCAAGGTGAACGAGATCGACGACCGCGGCTCCCACTACTGGATCGCCCGCTACTGGGCCGAAGAGCTCGCCTCCCAGGAGGACGACACGGAACTGGCCTCCGGCTTCGAAACCATCGCAAAGGACCTCGGCGACAACGAGGAGCAGATCCTGCAAGAGCTTCTCGACGTTCAGGGTGAGCCCGCCGACCTCGGCGGCTACTACTGGCCAGACAACGACAAGACTACGAAGGTCATGCGCCCCTCGGAGACCTTCAACAAGATCGTTGACAAAACCGAAGACGACTAG
- a CDS encoding O-acetylhomoserine/O-acetylserine sulfhydrylase — MPQYDNSAAGEWGFDTRAVHAGQNVDSDFGARNQPIYMTTSYVFNDTEHAQARFALADPGPIYTRITNPTQDAFENRLASLEGGVAAVAFASGMAAETAAITNLASAGDHIVTSPRLYGGTETLFEVTLPRLGIEFTFVDNPDDPASWEAAVKPNTKAFYGETFGNPIADILDIPAIADVAHANRVPLIVDNTMATAALVKPLELGADIVVVSTTKFYTGNGSALGGAIIDGGSFDWTVQRDGADVFPYFTNPDPAYHGLVYADLGAPAYAVKARAGILRDTGAAISPFNAWLALQGMDTLGLRVEKHNANALEVAQFLDANPQVATVNFAGLPSSPHYTTKEKLGLKYTGSVLSFDIADASRESAWAFIDALKLHSNLANVGDVRSLVVHPASTTHSQSNEAGLARAGITQATIRLSVGIEDVRDIIADLEHGFAAIA, encoded by the coding sequence ATGCCTCAATACGACAACAGCGCTGCAGGCGAGTGGGGTTTTGATACCCGCGCTGTCCACGCCGGCCAGAATGTCGACTCTGACTTCGGTGCACGCAACCAGCCGATCTACATGACCACCTCCTACGTCTTCAACGACACGGAGCACGCGCAGGCGAGGTTCGCGCTGGCTGACCCGGGGCCGATCTACACCCGCATCACCAACCCGACGCAGGACGCGTTCGAGAACCGTCTGGCCTCCCTGGAGGGCGGTGTCGCGGCAGTGGCGTTCGCCTCCGGCATGGCGGCGGAGACTGCAGCAATCACGAACCTGGCCAGCGCCGGGGACCACATTGTCACCTCCCCGCGCCTTTACGGCGGCACCGAGACGCTGTTTGAGGTCACCCTCCCCCGCCTCGGTATCGAGTTCACGTTCGTGGACAATCCGGATGATCCGGCCTCCTGGGAGGCCGCAGTCAAGCCCAACACGAAGGCGTTCTACGGCGAGACCTTCGGCAACCCGATCGCGGACATCTTGGACATTCCTGCCATCGCGGACGTCGCCCACGCTAACCGTGTCCCGCTCATCGTGGATAACACGATGGCCACAGCCGCGCTGGTCAAGCCGCTTGAGCTCGGAGCGGACATCGTTGTCGTCTCCACGACGAAGTTCTACACCGGCAACGGCTCGGCGCTCGGCGGAGCGATTATCGACGGCGGATCTTTCGACTGGACCGTCCAACGCGACGGAGCAGACGTTTTCCCTTATTTCACCAACCCCGACCCGGCGTACCACGGTCTCGTCTACGCGGATCTGGGTGCGCCGGCCTATGCCGTGAAGGCGCGCGCAGGCATCCTGCGTGACACAGGTGCGGCGATCTCCCCCTTCAACGCGTGGTTGGCGCTGCAGGGGATGGATACGTTGGGCCTCCGCGTCGAAAAGCACAACGCGAACGCTCTGGAAGTCGCACAATTCCTGGATGCGAATCCGCAAGTTGCCACCGTGAACTTCGCTGGCCTGCCTAGCTCCCCGCACTACACCACGAAGGAGAAGCTCGGGCTGAAGTACACCGGGTCCGTGCTGTCCTTTGATATCGCGGACGCGTCCCGCGAGTCTGCCTGGGCGTTCATCGATGCACTAAAGCTCCACTCCAACCTGGCCAACGTCGGCGATGTGCGCTCGCTGGTCGTGCACCCGGCGTCGACGACGCACTCGCAGTCCAACGAAGCGGGCCTGGCGCGCGCGGGCATCACGCAGGCGACGATCCGCCTGTCCGTCGGTATTGAAGATGTCCGCGACATCATCGCCGATCTCGAGCACGGATTCGCGGCCATCGCATGA